From one Neovison vison isolate M4711 chromosome 1, ASM_NN_V1, whole genome shotgun sequence genomic stretch:
- the GPR150 gene encoding probable G-protein coupled receptor 150, translating to MEDPFSPSTFSPAPNVSVPVSPGWGLNFTSGQGPPVPGPPPPPPPGPPSRSIRLVFLGVILVVAVAGNATVLCRLCGGGGPWAGPKRRKMDFLLVQLALADLYASGGTALSQLAWELLGEPRRPAGDLSCRFVQLLQASGRGASAHLVVLIALERQRALRRPQGQPLPARALAALGWLLALLLALPPAFVARGGAPSPPPAAPSAARTWAGERRCRDIFAPLPSWHLQVYALYEAVAGFVAPVAVMGVACSRLLCAWWQRLPQAPPPSAPWSATPGRAPAPSALPRAKVQSLKMSVALALLFVSCELPYFAARLAAAWSSGQVGDWETEDLAAALHLVGVANSALNPFVYLFFQAGDCQLLRRLRRRLGAVCCSWEGRAEDDEGAGGHQALHRHRWPHPHYHHARREQPVEGGLRPPPPRPRPLPCSCESAF from the coding sequence ATGGAGGATCCCTTCAGCCCCTCAACTTTCTCGCCGGCGCCCAACGTCTCCGTACCTGTCTCTCCTGGCTGGGGTCTCAACTTCACTTCTGGACAGGGGCCCCCAGTgcccgggccgccgccgccgccgcctcccggaCCACCCAGCCGCAGCATCCGCCTGGTCTTCCTGGGGGTCATCCTGGTGGTGGCGGTGGCCGGCAACGCCACGGTGCTGTGCCGCCTGTGCGGGGGTGGCGGGCCCTGGGCGGGTCCCAAGCGTCGCAAGATGGACTTCCTGCTGGTGCAGCTGGCCCTGGCTGACCTGTACGCGAGCGGAGGCACAGCGCTGTCGCAGCTGGCCTGGGAGCTGCTGGGCGAGCCGCGCCGGCCGGCGGGAGACCTTTCGTGCCGCTTCGTGCAGCTGCTGCAGGCGTCCGGCCGCGGCGCTTCTGCTCATCTCGTGGTGCTCATTGCCCTCGAACGCCAGCGCGCCTTGCGTCGGCCGCAGGGCCAGCCGCTGCCCGCGCGCGCCCTCGCCGCGCTGGGCTGGCTGCTGGCGCTGCTGCTGGCGCTGCCCCCCGCCTTCGTGGCGCGCGGGGGCGCCCCCTCGCCGCCTCCCGCCGCGCCCTCGGCCGCTCGCACCTGGGCAGGCGAGCGTCGCTGCCGCGACATCTTCGCGCCCCTACCCAGCTGGCACCTGCAGGTGTACGCGCTCTACGAGGCCGTCGCGGGCTTCGTGGCGCCGGTCGCGGTCATGGGCGTAGCATGCAGCCGCCTGCTCTGCGCCTGGTGGCAGCGCCTGCCCCAAGCCCCACCGCCTTCAGCGCCCTGGTCGGCGACTCCCGGCCGCGCCCCTGCGCCCAGCGCGCTGCCCCGCGCGAAGGTCCAGAGCCTGAAGATGAGCGTGGCTCTGGCGCTGCTGTTCGTGAGTTGCGAGCTTCCCTACTTCGCCGCACGGCTGGCGGCCGCGTGGTCGTCCGGACAGGTGGGAGACTGGGAGACCGAGGACCTGGCGGCGGCGCTGCACCTCGTGGGGGTGGCCAACAGCGCCCTCAATCCTTTCGTCTACCTCTTCTTCCAGGCGGGCGACTGCCAGCTCCTGCGGCGGCTGCGAAGGCGCCTGGGCGCGGTCTGCTGCTCGTGGGAGGGAAGAGCGGAGGACGATGAGGGGGCCGGGGGCCACCAAGCGCTTCACCGCCACcgctggccccacccccactacCACCACGCTAGGCGCGAGCAGCCGGTGGAGGGCGGCTTGCGCCCACCCCCGCCGCGCCCCCGGCCGCTGCCCTGCTCCTGCGAAAGCGCTTTCTAG